The genomic window CCGGCCCGTCCTCCCCCGGGGTGCCGTTGCCGAGGAACTCGTTGCGGGAGATCTCCACCGGGCCGATCGGGTTGACCGCTTCCGGGCTGATGAACATGCCGTACCCGCGGGTTCCGGTGAAGGTGTTCCCGGTGATCGTGCCCTCCCCGGAGAACAGGATGAGCGCCCGCATACCGGAATCCTTGAACAGGTTGCCGGATACGTTGAACGAGAACGACAGGTCCAGTGCCCAGTTCCCGGATATCACGTTGTCCACGACATCCGTGTGTTTCGCGCTCGCGCTGCCCAGGGTGCTGATCTCGCTGTTGGTGACCGAGGCGGCGCGGCAGAACGGACCGAGGTTACCGATGCCGACCGTGCTCTCCCGCACGCTCACCATGGAACTGTCGGGTTCCTGCTCCCCGTGGTAACAACCGATGCTGTACAGGTTGACCGTGCTGCGCTGGATGACGCAGGAACTGCCGGTCGAGCAGTTGGCCAGGCTCTTGCCCGTGGTGCCGAGCAGGCTCGACTCGGTGAACACGGCCGAGGATCCGCCGGTGAAGGAGAACGGCTGGAAGCCGTGCACGGTGACCCCGCTCAGCCGCACGTCCCGCGCCCGGTCACCGGTGATCGCATACCGGTCGGTCTGCGCGGACGGTCCGGTCACCCCGAGATCGGTCACGGTGACCTCCGCGACATCGGTCATCTCCAGACCGGTGCGGAAGCGGGTCACCGAGCCGTTGCGGACCGCGATATCGGTGAGCCTGCCGTTCCCGGCGAGCACGATGCCCCTGGCGTGGTCGGCGGCATGCTGCGTGGTGATGGTGTGACCGTTCAGGTCGAGCTCCACATGGCTGGCCGCGACGGTCAGGGCGACCTCACCCGGGCAGGTCAGGTCCTCGGTCAGCACCGCGACGGTGGCCGTGTCGATGATGTCCCCGCAGCGCACCTCGGTGCGGTCGCGGGTCACGGTGAACCGCTCCGCGCGCCGGTCGGTGCCGGTGGGACCGGAGACCCGCAGGTGCACCAGGTAGCTGCCCGGAGTGTCGAAGGTGCGCTCGAACCGCGGACCGTCGGACCCGGTCACCCTGCCCCGCGGGCCGGTCACGGTCCACGCCCAGGCGGTCGCGCGCCCGGTGACCTCGGCGCCGAACCGCACCGGTTGGCCCGCCAGCTGGGTCTCCGGCCGCACCAGCAGCCGGTCGATCCGTGGCGGCGCGTCCGGGGCGTCCACGACGACCTCGGCGGCGGCGTGCGCGCGGCGCCCGGTGGTCAACTCGGCGGCGACCCGCACCGGGTGGGTTCCCGGCCGTTCCCACCGATGCCGCACGGTGGTGCCGCTCGCCCCGCCACCCGCGCCGAAGGTCCAGCGGGCAGCGCGCACCGTGGCGGCACCGTCGGCGACGACGGCGAACTCGAACTCCTCCCCCACCGTGCCACGGGAGTCCGGCCGGACCACGATGGAGACCTCGGTGCCCGCGGCGGATCCGTCCGGACGGGGCCGGGTACCACCCGGCCCGGACACCGCCGGAAGCTCCCCCGCGCGGTCACCCGGGACCGGGCCCGGGGAGCCTTCCGCCCGCTGCCGGTCCGCGGTGCCGCGCTCCACCTCTCCCGGGTCGTACTTGGTGATCGGCCGGACGCGACCGTCGAGCCCGATCACCCCGGCTCGCTCGCTGCCCGGGTCGTTGTAGAAGACCATCCCGTCCCTGGCG from Amycolatopsis cihanbeyliensis includes these protein-coding regions:
- a CDS encoding PKD domain-containing protein, translated to MGLGTRRWRPVGGIVLAIVSVAGLVVVGAKQERQVPQVRLHAGKVWVASAAVGRLTLLDGASAEVAGSATVAAPGNDLRAAQQGATGYAVNHTENSVVRVDGATLRPSRPVAPLPGAGGRLAVFPTPRGLYTLDPRRGLLASTDPATLERNGPTYPMRARIAEGVPVVDTHGRLWAVDERTGDLVWFADGARHARAGAGTPGSRLAMAGDRPALLDPARGTADLLDPRTGAVEWSIPVDLRPGERLAVSDSPEGQRALVALPDRGRLLSCAPAAGSCAAVRLGGGPAELGAPVAVGGHAVVPDFSTGRAWIVDLDTRRVVAHPRLLDRPVRFELLARDGMVFYNDPGSERAGVIGLDGRVRPITKYDPGEVERGTADRQRAEGSPGPVPGDRAGELPAVSGPGGTRPRPDGSAAGTEVSIVVRPDSRGTVGEEFEFAVVADGAATVRAARWTFGAGGGASGTTVRHRWERPGTHPVRVAAELTTGRRAHAAAEVVVDAPDAPPRIDRLLVRPETQLAGQPVRFGAEVTGRATAWAWTVTGPRGRVTGSDGPRFERTFDTPGSYLVHLRVSGPTGTDRRAERFTVTRDRTEVRCGDIIDTATVAVLTEDLTCPGEVALTVAASHVELDLNGHTITTQHAADHARGIVLAGNGRLTDIAVRNGSVTRFRTGLEMTDVAEVTVTDLGVTGPSAQTDRYAITGDRARDVRLSGVTVHGFQPFSFTGGSSAVFTESSLLGTTGKSLANCSTGSSCVIQRSTVNLYSIGCYHGEQEPDSSMVSVRESTVGIGNLGPFCRAASVTNSEISTLGSASAKHTDVVDNVISGNWALDLSFSFNVSGNLFKDSGMRALILFSGEGTITGNTFTGTRGYGMFISPEAVNPIGPVEISRNEFLGNGTPGEDGPGPDGLRVEAVHPDSLITVSDNRTRGNVRYGINAEPGSVVDGGGNVSTGDPAGCRGVRCR